A window from Rhinatrema bivittatum unplaced genomic scaffold, aRhiBiv1.1, whole genome shotgun sequence encodes these proteins:
- the LOC115081550 gene encoding LOW QUALITY PROTEIN: synaptotagmin-2-like (The sequence of the model RefSeq protein was modified relative to this genomic sequence to represent the inferred CDS: inserted 2 bases in 1 codon) has protein sequence MAHRVLLPRKKAASTAGPPYPTFFPPKFSLSTKPKRIIERRRTMSGGSVAFDEHSRLVSPTLRSLVRQSRTVPGDLSSMKGKRRPLLHFTLSYSQPKATLSVTVIGVSNLSRRFCNSCDSYVKVYLLPKFIEPQRTSVRRKSLNPEFREQFQFGSYSLEELRGFTLRFAVYTRELPSLRDSFVGEVLFPCAQGKWSTEESSXDTAELSTTKTKLKKCRSSQDVMGSSLSDPKSLGQLFLLLQYQALANRIKVMVRKAENLGRLTRIPGAPGKGQSEVSLRGAGAENNFPSILLPKNKENLGGT, from the exons ATGGCTCACCGAGTTCTTTTACCTCGGAAAAAAGCAGCTTCAACAGCAGGGCCTCCTTACCCAACATTTTTCCCGCCAAAATTCAGCTTGTCCACCAAGCCCAAGCGGATTATAGAACGTCGCAGAACTATGAGTGGAGGCAGCGTGGCTTTTGACGAACACAGCAGACTGGTGAGCCCCACACTAAGGTCTCTGGTCCGCCAGTCCCGCACCGTGCCAGGTGACCTTTCCAGCATGAAGGGCAAACGGCGGCCCCTGCTTCACTTTACCCTCTCTTACTCACAGCCCAAGGCAACTCTCTCAGTAACGGTGATTGGCGTGTCCAACCTGTCCAGGAGGTTTTGCAACAGCTGTGACTCCTACGTCAAGGTGTACTTGCTCCCCAAATTCATCGAGCCTCAGCGGACGTCTGTGCGCAGGAAGAGCTTGAACCCTGAGTTCAGGGAGCAGTTCCAGTTCGGCAGCTACAGCCTGGAGGAGCTGCGAGGATTCACCCTGCGCTTTGCCGTGTACACGAGGGAGCTTCCCAGCTTGAGGGACTCCTTCGTGGGTGAGGTGCTGTTCCCGTGCGCACAGGGCAAATGGAGCACCGAGGAGTCCTC GgatacagcagagctttccaccACCAAAACCAAGCTCAAAAAG TGCCGCAGTTCCCAGGATGTTATGGGTTCTTCACTCTCTGATCCCAAGTCCCTGGGACagctcttccttctcctgcagTACCAAGCACTGGCCAATCGCATCAAGGTGATGGTCCGCAAGGCAGAAAATCTGGGCAGACTGACCCGCATACCAGGGGCACCAGGTAAGGGGCAATCTGAAGTCTCTCtgagaggagcaggagcagagaatAATTTTCCCAGCATCCTATTgccaaaaaacaaggaaaacctTGGGGGCACATAA